In Oryza glaberrima chromosome 8, OglaRS2, whole genome shotgun sequence, the following are encoded in one genomic region:
- the LOC127781919 gene encoding BTB/POZ and MATH domain-containing protein 2-like, producing MMMMSSAAPAGHHAGEEPPPPSTTRSTMSTCTMGTVEGHHRFAIRGYSRLRALLAAGEYVRSAAFTVGGYDWAVVFYPRGATHADRDHAAVYVQLLTDRAAAAATFDLRFVRADSGRPLSVHPPLAAPRTFSTVLRSSSAAMYGVKVEAIQALQANYVRRDRLTIDCAVRVVGKPRVSAAAPLTAADVPPPDLAAHLGRLLDLKSHADVTFDVRGVQFAAHRVVLAMRSAVFAAELFGPMRNNAVGAIKVGDMQPAVFKVLLGFIYTDTLAAMDDLDADEDDRRELARHLLVAADRYDMGRLKLICADMLARSLTAQTVASTLALADRHGCRGLREACVEFVIAMGMNDEVVISRHPDQLNCISLFKYFFYQIGSLLKIH from the coding sequence ATGATGATGATGTCCtccgcggcgccggccggccatcACGCCGGAgaagagccgccgccgccgtcgacgacgaggagcacCATGTCGACGTGCACGATGGGGACGGTGGAGGGCCACCACCGGTTCGCGATCCGCGGGTACAGCCGCCTGAgggcgctcctcgccgccggcgagtacGTCCGGTCGGCCGCCTTCACCGTCGGCGGCTACGACTGGGCCGTCGTCTTCTACCCGCGCGGCGCCACGCACGCCGACCGCGACCACGCCGCCGTCTACGTCCAGCTCCTGaccgaccgcgccgccgccgccgccaccttcgaccTCCGCTTCGTCCGCGCCGACTCCGGCCGGCCGCTGTCCGTgcacccgccgctcgccgcgccgagGACGTTCAGCACCGTactccgctcctcctccgccgccatgtACGGCGTCAAGGTGGAGGCGATACAGGCGCTCCAGGCCAACTACGTCCGCCGCGACCGCCTCACCATCGACTGCGCCGTGCGCGTCGTCGGGAAGCCGCGggtgtccgccgccgcgccgctgacGGCGGCCGACGTCCCGCCGCCGGACCTCGCGGCGCACCTCGGCCGGCTCCTCGACCTCAAGTCCCACGCCGACGTCACGTTCGACGTGCGGGGAGTGCAGTTCGCCGCGCACCGGGTGGTGCTCGCCATGCGCTccgccgtcttcgccgccgAGCTGTTCGGCCCGATGCGCAACAACGCCGTCGGCGCCATCAAGGTCGGCGACATGCAGCCCGCCGTGTTCAAGGTCCTTCTCGGCTTCATCTACACCGACACgctcgccgccatggacgacctcgacgccgacgaggacgacagGCGAGAGCTCGCCCGCCAcctgctcgtcgccgccgaccggtaCGACATGGGCAGGCTGAAGCTCATCTGCGCGGACATGCTCGCGAGGAGCCTGACGGCGCAGACGGTGGCGAGCACATTGGCATTGGCCGACCGCCATGGCTGCCGCGGGCTCAGGGAAGCCTGCGTCGAGTTCGTCATCGCCATGGGTATGAACGATGAGGTGGTGATAAGCCGGCATCCTGACCAGCTCAACTGTATCTCGCTCTTCAAATACTTCTTCTACCAGATCGGCAGCTTACTCAAAATCCACTAA
- the LOC127781924 gene encoding glycine-rich protein 2-like → MASERVKGTVKWFDATKGFGFITPDDGGEDLFVHQSSLKSDGYRSLNDGDVVEFSVGSGNDGRTKAVDVTAPGGGALTGGSRPSGGGDRGYGGGGGGGRYGGDRGYGGGGGGYGGGDRGYGGGGGYGGGGGGSRACYKCGEEGHMARDCSQGGGGGGGYGGGGGGYRGGGGGGGGGGCYNCGETGHIARECPSKTY, encoded by the coding sequence ATGGCGTCGGAGAGGGTGAAGGGGACGGTGAAGTGGTTCGACGCCAccaaggggttcggcttcaTCAcccccgacgacggcggcgaggatctCTTCGTCCACCAATCCTCGCTCAAGTCCGACGGCTACCGCAGCCtcaacgacggcgacgtcgtcgaGTTCTCCGTCGGATCCGGCAACGACGGCCGCACCAAGGCCGTGGACGTCACCGCGCCGGGGGGCGGGGCCCTCACCGGCGGATCCCgtcccagcggcggcggggaccgCGGCtacggcgggggcggaggcggcggccgctaCGGCGGTGAccgcggctacggcggcggtggcggcggctacggcgggGGCGACCGCGGctacggaggcggcggcgggtacggcggcggcggcggaggcagccgcGCGTGCTACAAGTGCGGCGAGGAGGGCCACATGGCCAGGGACTGCTCccagggaggaggcggcggcggtggctacggtggtggtggcggcggctaccgcggcggtggtggtggcggcggcggcggcgggtgctaCAACTGCGGCGAGACCGGCCACATCGCTCGCGAGTGCCCCAGCAAGACCTACTAG
- the LOC127781996 gene encoding BTB/POZ and MATH domain-containing protein 2-like codes for MATVEGRHRFRVAGYGATKGAAPGHRVASGTFTVGGFDWAVVFYPEGVTAADMDFVSVYLELKNAAAAAGGGGGGAVARAFYDLRLIHPATGEPRSVRWPMDGSTSRVFSQAFPAWGHLRFMRRRELEEMGFVRDDRLTIECVVNVVLDPVVTAGDAPELDHPPSNILGHLAGLLGDKGTADVTLVVRGEEFAAHRAVLAMRSPVFKAALYGPMKKSTDANAGRVAIDGVEPAVFRALLHFIYTDTTAAMDDLDDDDDKAQMIMHLLEAADRYDVERLKLICELMLCKSIAVDTVAATLAMADQHHCQKLKEACIEFLATSKKMEGIMESQGYEKMKLSCPSFMVDLWEIIGRKMTSYSVIPNIYARDKD; via the exons ATGGCGACGGTGGAGGGGCGGCACAGGTTCCGCGTCGCCGGGTACGGCGCCACCAAGGGCGCCGCGCCCGGCCACCGCGTGGCGTCGGGGACCTTCACCGTCGGCGGGTTCGACTGGGCCGTCGTGTTCTACCCGGAGGGCGTCACGGCCGCCGACATGGACTTCGTCTCGGTCTACCTCGAGCTcaagaacgccgccgccgccgctggcggcggcggaggcggcgcggtggcgcgcgcgTTCTACGACCTCAGGCTGATCCACCCGGCCACCGGCGAGCCGCGGTCCGTGCGCTGGCCCATGGACGGCTCGACGTCGCGCGTGTTCTCCCAGGCGTTCCCGGCGTGGGGGCACCTGAGGTTcatgcggcggcgcgagctgGAGGAGATGGGGTTCGTCCGCGACGACCGCCTCACCATCGAGTGCGTCGTCAACGTCGTCCTGGACCccgtcgtcaccgccggcgacgcgccggAGCTCGACCATCCGCCGTCGAACATCCTCGGCCACCTCGCCGGGCTCCTCGGCGACAAGGGCACCGCCGACGTGACGCTCGTCGTGCGGGGCGAGGAGTTCGCCGCGCACCGGGCGGTGCTCGCCATGCGTTCGCCGGTGTTCAAGGCGGCGCTCTACGGGCCAATGAAGAAGTCCACGGACGCGAACGCCGGCCGCGTCGCCATCGACGGCGTCGAGCCGGCGGTGTTCCGGGCTCTCCTCCACTTCATCTACACCGACACgaccgccgccatggacgacctcgacgacgacgacgacaaggcgCAGATGATCATGCACCTGCTCGAGGCCGCCGACCGGTACGACGTCGAGAGGCTGAAGCTGATCTGCGAGCTCATGCTCTGCAAGAGCATCGCCGTGGACACCGTCGCGGCGACGCTGGCAATGGCGGATCAGCACCATTGCCAGAAGCTCAAGGAGGCGTGCATCGAGTTCTTGGCCACCTCCAAGAAGATGGAAGGCATCATGGAAAGCCAAGGGTACGAGAAGATGAAGCTATCTTGCCCTTCTTTCATGGTGGATTTGTGGGAGATAATAG GCAGGAAGATGACCTCTTATTCTGTTATTCCCAATATCTATGCAAGAGACAAGGACTAA
- the LOC127781997 gene encoding BTB/POZ and MATH domain-containing protein 2-like — translation MTWTASTCTTPIAQGAHAFTVYQHGLVKRTAAAGEFVRSGTFAVGGYDWAVRYYPNGDSAAEAACRQPSVVLELMTADAAASAVYELKAVDQVTGERLVLREDKTAAFDTRNGQFSCSGVQFVETPAFLAGDFLSIECIVTIFGEPRVSKTNKMPQPPPPPPAAETSDVS, via the coding sequence atgaCATGGACGGCGTCGACGTGCACGACGCCGATAGCGCAGGGCGCGCACGCGTTCACCGTCTACCAGCACGGCCTCGTCAAgaggaccgccgccgccggcgagttcGTCCGGTCGGGCACCTTCGCTGTCGGCGGCTACGACTGGGCCGTCAGGTACTACCCCAACGGCGACAGCGCCGCCGAGGCGGCGTGCCGCCAGCCGTCGGTGGTCCTCGAGCTCAtgaccgccgacgccgcggcgtcCGCGGTCTACGAGCTCAAGGCCGTCGACCAGGTCACCGGCGAGCGCCTCGTCCTCCGCGAGGACAAGACGGCGGCGTTCGACACCAGGAACGGCCAGTTCAGCTGCTCCGGCGTGCAGTTCGTCGAGACGCCGGCGTTCCTCGCCGGCGACTTCCTCTCGATCGAGTGTATAGTCACGATCTTCGGCGAGCCACGCGTCTCAAAGACGAACAAGatgccacagccgccgccgccgccgccggcggcggagacaaGCGATGTCTCATAg